The Pseudomonadota bacterium genome has a segment encoding these proteins:
- a CDS encoding glycosyltransferase family 1 protein, whose translation MGAPVLLCNENRGFGGGEVHTVALARVLARHGCAITLLCRRDSWLDGAAAEIDRRHAPFANEIDALTVLKAGLLLRHHSVAHAHAGRDHLLVGTAARLRGVPMVRTLHSFLEPSLSGLSRRVLQRHTDRVICVSNALRAQALEYGVPPDRAVVIPNGIDVSRFAPSGQEAARRALGLPLEAPVVGVVSGLWDLKGPDLLLEAMARVPRVTVAIAGDGPMEAQLRGMAEAHAMTDRVVFLGRLSDPRPVYAAADLVVMASRQDAFPLVALEAQACGRPLVAFAVGGIPEASVNGVTSVLVEPLDTAGLAQAVSALLDDPARAEAMGRAAEAHVREHFSEDVMAGRVIALYEAVIEARARGENAR comes from the coding sequence ATGGGTGCTCCCGTTCTGCTGTGCAACGAGAATCGAGGGTTTGGCGGGGGCGAGGTGCACACCGTGGCCCTCGCCCGGGTTCTCGCACGTCACGGCTGTGCCATCACGCTGCTCTGCCGACGCGATTCCTGGCTCGATGGCGCCGCCGCCGAGATCGATCGGCGGCACGCCCCCTTCGCGAACGAGATCGACGCGCTCACGGTTCTCAAGGCGGGCCTCCTGCTGCGCCATCACTCCGTGGCGCACGCGCACGCGGGCCGCGATCACCTCCTCGTGGGCACGGCGGCGCGCCTGCGCGGCGTTCCGATGGTGCGCACCCTGCACAGCTTCCTCGAACCGTCGCTGAGCGGCCTCAGCCGTCGGGTTCTGCAGCGCCACACCGATCGCGTCATCTGCGTCTCGAACGCGCTGCGGGCGCAGGCGCTCGAGTATGGCGTCCCCCCCGACCGCGCCGTGGTCATTCCCAACGGCATCGACGTGTCGCGCTTCGCCCCTTCCGGTCAGGAAGCGGCGCGTCGCGCCCTCGGCCTGCCGCTGGAGGCCCCTGTCGTGGGCGTGGTGAGCGGCCTGTGGGATCTGAAGGGACCGGATCTCCTGCTCGAGGCGATGGCGCGCGTGCCGCGGGTCACGGTGGCCATCGCCGGCGACGGCCCCATGGAGGCGCAGCTGCGTGGCATGGCAGAGGCCCACGCCATGACCGACCGCGTCGTCTTCCTGGGGCGTCTGAGCGATCCTCGCCCGGTCTACGCCGCGGCAGACCTGGTGGTGATGGCGTCGCGCCAGGACGCGTTTCCCCTGGTGGCGCTTGAGGCGCAGGCGTGCGGACGGCCTCTCGTGGCGTTTGCCGTGGGGGGCATCCCCGAGGCTTCGGTGAACGGGGTCACGTCGGTTCTGGTAGAGCCGCTCGACACGGCCGGTCTCGCCCAGGCGGTGAGCGCCCTGCTCGACGATCCCGCGCGTGCCGAAGCCATGGGGCGCGCGGCCGAGGCGCACGTGCGCGAACACTTCTCTGAAGACGTGATGGCGGGGCGGGTCATCGCGCTCTACGAGGCCGTGATCGAGGCCCGC